In Fundidesulfovibrio magnetotacticus, a single window of DNA contains:
- a CDS encoding TrmH family RNA methyltransferase yields the protein MRERTDNRKQRILDVLARRQNDLTIVLNNIHDPHNVSAVLRSCDAFGVGQAHLLYTDTPFPQLGHKSSASAKKWVELVRHRSARDLVGSLRERNLQVLSTGFGGNAKPLHEWDMTLPTAVILGNEHDGVAGELQELVTDHVYIPMQGMVQSLNVSVAAAVVLYEAFRQRMAKGMYDAPSLTPEEISDTFDRWIVK from the coding sequence ATGAGAGAACGCACCGACAACCGCAAACAGCGCATCCTCGACGTGCTGGCCCGTCGCCAGAACGACCTGACCATCGTCCTCAACAACATCCACGACCCCCACAACGTCTCCGCCGTGCTGCGCAGCTGCGACGCCTTCGGAGTCGGCCAGGCCCACCTGCTCTACACCGACACACCCTTCCCGCAGCTGGGACACAAAAGCTCCGCCTCGGCCAAAAAATGGGTGGAACTCGTCCGGCACCGCTCCGCCAGAGACCTCGTGGGCTCCCTGCGCGAACGCAACCTCCAGGTGCTCTCCACCGGATTCGGCGGCAACGCCAAGCCGCTCCACGAATGGGACATGACGCTCCCCACCGCCGTCATCCTGGGCAACGAACACGACGGCGTGGCCGGAGAACTCCAGGAACTCGTCACCGACCACGTCTACATCCCCATGCAAGGCATGGTGCAAAGCCTCAACGTCTCGGTTGCGGCCGCCGTCGTCCTCTACGAAGCCTTCCGGCAACGCATGGCCAAAGGAATGTACGACGCCCCCTCCCTCACCCCGGAAGAAATCTCCGACACCTTCGACCGCTGGATCGTCAAATAG
- a CDS encoding molybdopterin-binding protein, translated as MRAIPVHEAVGTVLGHDITRIVPGESKGTAFRKGHVITREDIPGLLTVGKEHIYVFDLQQGFVHEDDAAVRLATAAAGRGIELSDPREGKVTLRALAPGLLRIDVERLTRLNAIRDMVFATLHSNQRVEKGQPVAGTRVVPLVIEDEKLCRAELVLEDGPIVEVLPFRAARVGMVTTGNEVFSGRVKDGFGPVVRRKFEELGSKVFRQAVVNDEIGMCVGAIRELLAEGADMIVVTGGMSVDPDDQTPASIREAGGRVITYGAPVLPGAMFMLAMIGEVPVLGLPGCVMYHKASIFDLVVPRLLAGQSVGARDIAAMGHGGLCLGCPECRHPACPFGKGA; from the coding sequence ATGAGGGCCATTCCGGTCCACGAGGCGGTGGGTACGGTGCTCGGACACGACATCACCCGGATCGTCCCGGGCGAGAGCAAGGGCACGGCCTTCCGCAAGGGCCACGTGATCACGCGGGAGGACATCCCGGGGCTGCTCACGGTGGGCAAGGAGCACATCTACGTTTTCGACCTTCAGCAGGGCTTCGTCCACGAGGACGACGCGGCCGTGCGCCTGGCCACCGCGGCCGCTGGCCGGGGCATCGAACTCTCGGACCCGCGCGAGGGCAAGGTGACGCTTCGCGCGCTCGCCCCGGGGCTGCTCAGGATCGATGTGGAACGCCTCACGCGCCTCAACGCCATCCGGGACATGGTGTTCGCCACGCTGCACTCCAACCAGCGCGTGGAGAAGGGGCAGCCCGTGGCGGGCACGCGCGTGGTGCCCTTGGTGATCGAGGACGAAAAGCTCTGCCGCGCGGAGCTGGTGCTGGAGGACGGCCCCATCGTGGAGGTGCTGCCATTCCGCGCGGCGCGGGTGGGCATGGTCACCACGGGCAACGAGGTGTTCAGCGGACGCGTCAAGGACGGCTTCGGCCCCGTGGTGCGCCGCAAGTTCGAGGAGCTGGGCAGCAAGGTGTTCCGGCAGGCCGTGGTCAACGACGAAATCGGCATGTGCGTGGGGGCCATCCGTGAGCTGCTGGCCGAGGGGGCGGACATGATCGTGGTCACGGGCGGCATGTCCGTGGACCCCGACGACCAGACCCCGGCCAGCATACGCGAGGCGGGCGGGCGCGTGATCACCTACGGCGCGCCCGTCCTGCCCGGGGCCATGTTCATGCTGGCCATGATCGGCGAGGTGCCGGTGCTCGGGCTGCCCGGGTGCGTGATGTACCACAAGGCCAGCATTTTCGACCTAGTGGTCCCCAGGCTTCTGGCGGGCCAATCCGTGGGCGCGAGAGACATCGCGGCCATGGGGCACGGCGGGCTCTGCCTGGGCTGCCCCGAGTGCCGCCATCCGGCGTGCCCGTTCGGCAAAGGCGCATGA